In the Hordeum vulgare subsp. vulgare chromosome 7H, MorexV3_pseudomolecules_assembly, whole genome shotgun sequence genome, one interval contains:
- the LOC123412999 gene encoding probable BOI-related E3 ubiquitin-protein ligase 3, with protein MAVDLQRLRHMLLTTGAGAGAGDHQRASAAAMPASGPCYGAAVPTQRGHQPCADLFTPPPPTTTTTSAADQCSEFLPMNAVGLAKKGVRPDAAQEISTNKRKRDERSPVLGAADVLAAHVQQQTIDVDGILLKHAKKMWTALAEQRQSHMRLIVSTVEGRAAQRLKAKDEEIERIRTMNWSLEARLQNLFMEAQMWRDVAQSNEATANVLRGDLRRVLDAQAVGGGGSGGDQDDAESCCWGENEVAEERPETGVGRCKACREGTAVVLLLPCRHLCVCAPCAATAQACPSCGSAKNGSVCINFP; from the exons ATGGCCGTCGACCTGCAACGCCTGCGCCACATGCTACTCAccaccggcgccggcgccggcgccggcgaccACCAGCGCGCCTCCGCCGCTGCTATGCCAGCGAGTGGGCCTTGTTATGGCGCTGCGGTGCCGACCCAGCGGGGGCATCAGCCGTGCGCGGACCTCTTCACGCCgcccccgccgacgacgacgacgacgtcggccGCGGATCAGTGTTCGGAGTTCTTGCCGATGAACGCGGTTGGTCTGGCGAAGAAGGGCGTCAGGCCCGACGCTGCTCAGGAAATTAGCACAAACAAGCGGAAGCGCGACGAGAGGTCGCCGGTGCTTGGCGCGGCCGACGTTCTTGCAGCCCACGTCCAGCAGCAGACCATCGACGTCGACGGCATCCTGCTCAAACAT GCGAAGAAGATGTGGACTGCTTTGGCAGAGCAGAGGCAGAGCCACATGAGGCTCATCGTCTCGACCGTGGAGGGCAGAGCGGCTCAGCGGCTCAAAGCCAAGGACGAGGAGATCGAGAGGATCAGGACCATGAACTGGTCACTCGAGGCGCGCCTTCAGAACCTCTTCATGGAGGCTCAGATGTGGCGCGACGTCGCGCAGTCCAACGAGGCCACGGCCAACGTGCTCCGCGGCGACCTGCGGCGGGTGCTCGACGCCCAGGCGGTCGGTGGCGGTGGAAGCGGCGGCGATCAGGACGACGCCGAGTCGTGCTGCTGGGGGGAGAACGAGGTAGCGGAGGAGCGGCCCGAGACAGGAGTAGGAAGGTGCAAGGCGTGCCGCGAGGGCACGGCCGTTGTGCTGTTGCTGCCGTGCCGGCACCTCTGCGTGTGCGCGCCGTGCGCGGCCACGGCGCAGGCGTGCCCTTCGTGCGGAAGCGCCAAGAATGGCAGCGTCTGCATCAACTTTCCGTGA